In Arthrobacter sp. PAMC25284, a single genomic region encodes these proteins:
- a CDS encoding DUF4031 domain-containing protein — translation MMIYIDPPLWPAHGTHFSHLISDTSLAELHAFAGTAGIPDRAFDGDHYDVAEARYEALVAAGAIPVEGRALVRTLIASGLRIPARRRGKALKVPLLNRWNEALPGHEALFLDLLDRWGEEHRKYHGRTHLLAVLEALDLLAEPAKPPRAVLLAAWFHDAVYRGIAGQDEEESARLAEERLQHTGLPADEIADVARLVRLTADHRPEPGDEAGALISDADLSVLGGEADAYGRYLAAVREDFAHIGYADFAAGRAAVVRRLLQLEPLFHTARAQELWLAAARRNLQGELG, via the coding sequence ATCATGATCTACATCGATCCGCCGCTCTGGCCCGCCCACGGCACCCATTTTTCGCACCTGATCTCGGACACCTCGCTCGCGGAGTTGCACGCCTTCGCGGGGACTGCAGGCATCCCGGATCGGGCGTTCGACGGCGATCACTACGACGTCGCCGAGGCCCGGTACGAGGCACTCGTCGCCGCCGGGGCCATCCCCGTGGAGGGCCGGGCCCTGGTCCGCACGCTGATCGCCAGCGGCCTGCGGATCCCTGCGCGCCGACGCGGCAAAGCCCTGAAGGTGCCGCTGTTGAACCGCTGGAACGAGGCGCTCCCGGGCCATGAGGCACTCTTCCTTGACCTCCTGGACCGCTGGGGCGAAGAGCACCGGAAGTACCACGGCCGCACCCACCTGCTCGCCGTCCTTGAGGCACTGGACCTGCTGGCGGAACCTGCCAAGCCGCCGCGGGCGGTGCTGCTTGCCGCCTGGTTCCACGACGCCGTCTACCGCGGCATCGCGGGCCAGGATGAAGAGGAATCGGCCCGGCTGGCAGAGGAACGGCTGCAGCACACCGGACTTCCTGCCGACGAGATCGCCGACGTCGCGCGCCTGGTGAGGCTGACCGCGGATCACCGCCCCGAGCCGGGCGACGAGGCCGGCGCGCTGATCAGCGACGCCGATCTCTCCGTTCTCGGCGGGGAAGCCGACGCGTACGGCCGGTATCTGGCCGCCGTCCGGGAAGACTTTGCGCACATCGGCTACGCCGACTTTGCCGCTGGACGCGCCGCCGTCGTCCGCCGGCTCCTGCAACTCGAACCGCTGTTCCACACGGCCAGGGCGCAAGAGCTCTGGCTGGCGGCGGCACGCCGGAACCTCCAAGGGGAACTCGGCTAG
- a CDS encoding sulfate/molybdate ABC transporter ATP-binding protein, with amino-acid sequence MTVRIAASVTARGFDVELSLAPGETIAVLGPNGAGKSTLLSVIAGLVRPDAGRAEVDGRVLFELGHGAETWTAPHRRGTALLAQEALLFPHLSALDNVAFGPRSAGATKDAARETAGRWLDEVDAGDLASRRPHQLSGGQAQRVAVARALAAGPEVLLLDEPMAALDIHAAPLLRRLLKRVLAGRRAIIVTHDVLDAYMLADRVIVLEDGKITEQGPVRDVLRRPRSRFAAGLAGVNLVAGTTTATGIRSAEGLDIAGQHDLAPVPGLAGVAAFPPSAVSVFLDAAHGSPRNSFRVRITDLEPHGDQIRVRAGDLAADVTPAASADLGLAPGLEVFFVVKAAAVAIYPA; translated from the coding sequence ATGACGGTCCGGATCGCGGCCTCGGTCACGGCCCGCGGGTTTGACGTTGAACTGAGCCTGGCCCCGGGGGAGACGATCGCCGTGCTCGGCCCCAACGGTGCCGGCAAGTCAACACTGCTGTCGGTAATCGCCGGGCTGGTCCGACCGGACGCGGGCCGGGCTGAGGTGGACGGCAGGGTGCTCTTTGAGCTCGGCCACGGCGCGGAAACCTGGACGGCGCCGCACCGTCGCGGGACCGCGCTGCTGGCGCAGGAGGCGCTACTCTTTCCGCACTTAAGCGCCCTCGACAACGTCGCTTTCGGCCCGCGCAGCGCGGGGGCGACGAAGGACGCAGCTCGAGAGACCGCCGGGCGCTGGCTCGATGAGGTCGACGCCGGCGACCTTGCCTCACGGCGCCCGCACCAGCTCTCCGGCGGTCAGGCGCAGCGAGTGGCGGTAGCGCGGGCGCTGGCTGCGGGCCCGGAGGTGCTGTTGCTGGACGAGCCCATGGCGGCACTGGATATCCATGCGGCGCCGCTGCTTCGCCGGCTGCTCAAGAGGGTCCTGGCCGGCCGCCGGGCAATCATTGTCACCCATGATGTCCTGGACGCGTACATGCTTGCGGATCGGGTAATTGTGCTGGAGGACGGAAAAATCACCGAGCAGGGACCTGTCCGGGACGTCCTGCGGCGCCCGCGCAGCCGCTTTGCCGCCGGACTGGCCGGGGTGAACCTGGTTGCGGGAACCACCACCGCCACGGGAATCCGGTCCGCGGAGGGGCTGGATATCGCCGGTCAGCATGACCTCGCGCCGGTGCCCGGGCTGGCGGGCGTGGCCGCGTTCCCGCCGTCGGCGGTGTCCGTCTTCCTCGATGCGGCGCACGGCAGCCCGCGGAACTCGTTCCGGGTGAGAATCACCGACCTCGAACCGCACGGCGACCAGATCCGGGTGCGGGCCGGAGATCTCGCTGCGGATGTCACCCCGGCAGCCTCGGCGGATCTGGGGCTGGCGCCCGGCCTTGAAGTCTTTTTCGTGGTCAAGGCGGCCGCCGTGGCGATCTACCCGGCGTAG
- a CDS encoding carboxymuconolactone decarboxylase family protein, translating into MNETAAHAPQHRSVFLDKAHPAAWRALNGLGLKAKEAAEDAGLDGTLIELLNVRISQLNGCAFCLDLHVGDAVKNGESAQRLAVLTAWRDTELFTEKERAALTLAEAITNISDAGTREHEGAQARKHLTDEEFSAVSWLAITMNAFNRVSIVSHHPVRKPRQQQPE; encoded by the coding sequence ATGAATGAGACAGCGGCCCACGCGCCCCAGCACCGCAGCGTATTTTTGGACAAGGCGCACCCCGCAGCGTGGCGGGCCTTGAACGGCCTCGGGCTCAAGGCAAAGGAAGCGGCCGAGGATGCGGGCCTGGACGGGACGCTGATTGAGCTGCTGAATGTCCGGATATCCCAGCTCAACGGCTGCGCCTTTTGCCTGGACCTTCACGTCGGCGACGCCGTGAAGAACGGCGAGTCCGCCCAACGCCTCGCGGTGCTCACCGCCTGGCGCGACACGGAGCTCTTTACGGAGAAGGAGCGCGCGGCGCTGACGCTCGCCGAGGCCATCACCAACATCTCCGACGCCGGCACCCGCGAACACGAAGGCGCCCAGGCACGCAAGCACCTCACGGATGAGGAATTCTCGGCCGTCAGCTGGCTCGCCATCACCATGAACGCCTTCAACCGCGTCTCCATTGTCAGCCATCATCCGGTCCGCAAACCCCGCCAGCAGCAACCCGAGTAG
- a CDS encoding ABC transporter permease, whose amino-acid sequence MTHPGFNGVPRWIYLIAGVGALFVLLPLAAIIAKVSWPHFLPLITSEPALTALGLSLRTAAASTVLCVLLGVPLALILARGRFRGQGLLRSLVLLPLVLPPVVGGIALLYTFGRQGLLGRSLEIAGIQIAFSTTAVVLAQTFVAMPFLVVSLEGALRSAGSRYEAVAATLGARPTTVLRRVTLPLVLPGLASGAVLSFARSLGEFGATLTFAGSLEGVTRTLPLEIYLQRETDADAAVALSLLLVAVAVAVVGVSYRRPATGGIARAERGSA is encoded by the coding sequence ATGACGCACCCCGGCTTCAACGGCGTGCCGCGCTGGATCTATCTGATTGCCGGCGTCGGCGCCCTGTTCGTCCTGCTGCCGCTCGCTGCGATCATCGCCAAGGTCAGCTGGCCGCACTTCCTTCCCCTGATCACCTCGGAACCGGCGCTGACGGCCTTGGGGTTGAGCCTGCGGACGGCGGCTGCCAGCACCGTGCTGTGCGTCCTGCTGGGCGTGCCGCTCGCTTTGATTTTGGCCCGGGGACGCTTCCGCGGGCAAGGCCTGTTGCGCTCCCTCGTCCTGCTGCCACTGGTGCTGCCGCCCGTGGTGGGCGGCATCGCGCTGCTGTACACCTTCGGCCGGCAGGGCCTGCTTGGACGGTCGCTGGAAATCGCGGGGATCCAGATCGCGTTTTCGACCACGGCCGTGGTGCTCGCGCAGACGTTCGTGGCCATGCCGTTCCTCGTGGTGAGCCTGGAGGGGGCACTGCGTTCCGCCGGCAGCCGGTACGAGGCCGTCGCCGCGACGCTCGGCGCGCGGCCGACCACGGTGCTGCGCCGGGTGACGCTTCCGCTCGTTTTACCGGGGCTGGCCTCCGGCGCGGTCCTGTCCTTCGCCCGAAGCCTCGGCGAGTTCGGTGCCACCCTCACGTTCGCCGGCAGTCTTGAGGGCGTGACCCGGACCCTGCCGCTGGAGATCTATCTGCAGCGCGAGACCGACGCCGACGCCGCCGTCGCGCTGTCACTGCTGCTGGTGGCCGTCGCGGTGGCCGTCGTCGGGGTTTCCTACCGGCGCCCCGCCACGGGCGGCATCGCCCGGGCAGAGCGGGGGTCCGCATGA
- a CDS encoding SRPBCC domain-containing protein — MTAQAPVSGELILVIVRELAAPIDAVWGALTDPDQAPDWWGPHGFHVPRDSFDTDLEVGGLYRACMIREGTGEKLWWSGVHTDVEPPTLFAFTHAWDRPDGTRGVETEVTFELEEIDGGTRMTFSQGPFGSAEEQDSHAAGWQESFERLADHLSTAA, encoded by the coding sequence ATGACTGCACAGGCGCCGGTGAGCGGGGAGCTCATCCTGGTGATCGTCCGTGAGTTGGCAGCCCCGATCGATGCCGTGTGGGGTGCACTGACGGATCCGGACCAGGCACCGGACTGGTGGGGTCCGCACGGCTTCCATGTACCCCGGGACAGCTTCGATACGGACCTGGAAGTCGGCGGGCTCTACCGGGCCTGCATGATCAGGGAGGGCACCGGGGAGAAGTTGTGGTGGAGCGGTGTTCATACCGACGTCGAGCCGCCGACTCTCTTCGCTTTCACCCATGCCTGGGACAGGCCCGATGGGACACGCGGTGTTGAAACCGAGGTGACGTTCGAGCTTGAGGAGATCGACGGCGGCACCCGGATGACCTTCAGCCAGGGGCCGTTCGGGTCCGCGGAGGAGCAGGACTCCCACGCGGCGGGCTGGCAGGAATCGTTCGAGCGGCTGGCGGACCACTTGTCGACGGCTGCCTGA
- a CDS encoding FAD-binding oxidoreductase — MKWVKPGHPEYDETRKLFNAMIDRRPAVIAQCGTPADVAEALQHARDHQLAVAVRAGGHSVAGMSTNDGGLVVDVRPMKTISVDPANRTVTAGAGVTWGEFDRATQEHSLATTGGRASTTGVAGFTLGGGSGWLERSYGFACDNLLSVELVTASGERITASGQENPELFWALHGGGGNFGVATSFTFQLHGLGPVVQAGLMLWPGEAASEIARSYRDIALASPDAVGTALAYLTAPSEPFVPANMVGKMAAGVVYLYAGDPAEGVEHAEPFRELGPTVDLVGEMAYADFQCMIDDPPDLYNYWSADYHAELSDEALEVIVDSARQLPGPHSQNLVARWGGAVAGGSTTTPLRNRDANWVTHPFGLEETREGGQKAREWVKKFRHHIAPYTTGGVWLNFVGDEGDARIRAAFGDENYARLARVKAEFDPLNVFRGNQNIRPVHLQSA; from the coding sequence ATGAAATGGGTTAAGCCGGGGCATCCGGAGTACGACGAAACACGGAAACTTTTCAACGCGATGATCGACCGCCGGCCGGCCGTGATCGCCCAATGCGGCACCCCGGCCGACGTCGCCGAGGCCCTGCAGCATGCCCGGGACCACCAACTCGCCGTGGCCGTCCGGGCCGGCGGACACTCGGTGGCCGGCATGTCCACCAACGACGGCGGTCTGGTGGTCGATGTCCGTCCGATGAAAACGATCTCGGTGGACCCGGCCAACCGCACCGTGACGGCCGGTGCGGGTGTCACGTGGGGCGAGTTTGACCGTGCCACCCAGGAGCACAGTCTCGCCACCACCGGAGGACGGGCCTCCACCACCGGGGTCGCGGGGTTCACCCTCGGTGGAGGCTCGGGCTGGCTCGAGCGCTCCTATGGTTTCGCGTGCGACAACCTGCTGTCGGTGGAGCTGGTGACGGCCTCAGGCGAGCGGATTACTGCCAGCGGGCAGGAAAACCCGGAGCTGTTCTGGGCGCTGCATGGCGGCGGCGGCAACTTCGGTGTGGCCACGAGCTTCACGTTCCAGCTGCACGGGCTGGGGCCTGTGGTCCAGGCCGGCCTGATGCTGTGGCCTGGCGAAGCCGCCAGCGAAATCGCCCGCAGTTACCGGGACATCGCACTGGCCTCGCCCGATGCCGTCGGCACGGCATTGGCGTACCTCACGGCGCCGTCCGAACCCTTCGTGCCTGCGAACATGGTGGGGAAAATGGCAGCGGGCGTCGTCTACCTCTACGCGGGAGACCCGGCGGAGGGCGTCGAGCACGCTGAACCGTTCCGGGAACTCGGGCCCACCGTGGACCTGGTGGGCGAAATGGCGTACGCCGACTTCCAATGCATGATCGATGATCCGCCCGATCTTTACAACTACTGGAGTGCCGATTATCATGCGGAGCTGAGCGATGAGGCGCTTGAGGTCATCGTGGACTCGGCCCGGCAGCTCCCCGGCCCGCATTCACAAAACCTGGTTGCCCGGTGGGGCGGCGCCGTGGCGGGCGGCAGCACAACAACGCCGCTGCGGAACAGGGATGCGAACTGGGTGACGCACCCCTTCGGACTCGAAGAAACCCGTGAAGGGGGCCAGAAAGCGAGGGAATGGGTCAAGAAGTTCCGTCATCACATCGCGCCCTACACAACGGGTGGGGTGTGGCTGAACTTCGTCGGCGACGAAGGTGATGCCCGGATCCGGGCTGCCTTTGGCGATGAGAATTATGCCCGGTTGGCCCGGGTTAAAGCCGAATTCGACCCACTCAACGTGTTCCGCGGCAACCAAAACATTCGGCCTGTCCATCTCCAGTCAGCCTAG
- a CDS encoding metallophosphoesterase: MRDFICTTYRGEEDMAGAKRMRRRPGLGLGFGTIVACLGLVLTACQPGPEPSPTPSTPSATSTPVPDASVHFTAQGDISLGNGARKVLDVIAGLKPQLNLALGDLSYKAGKEQEFCDMVTGKLGTELPYQLLTGNHESDGRDGQIEKFARCLPNKLPGLEGDYGKQWRVDVPEENPVVRFIMVSPGIKFPDGPLDYSPGSDRWRWTESAIDEAKALRIPWTVVGMHVPCLSIGNYDCLAGREFTNMLIDKKVDLVLSGHDHVYQRTYQLGVGAQCPRLEPAAFSQGCLADVDDTLEQGAGTVFVTVGVGGVGFYNIHNDDPEVDYFAATAGKNQNPAFGTLDVTATPSELAARFVPAEGYNFTDSFMLQRK; the protein is encoded by the coding sequence GTGAGAGATTTCATCTGCACGACCTACCGAGGTGAGGAAGACATGGCCGGAGCCAAGCGAATGCGCCGCAGGCCGGGACTGGGGCTGGGATTCGGGACCATCGTGGCGTGCCTGGGCCTGGTGCTGACCGCCTGCCAGCCGGGTCCGGAGCCATCACCGACGCCCTCGACGCCGTCGGCCACATCCACACCGGTCCCCGATGCCTCCGTCCACTTCACAGCCCAGGGCGACATCAGCCTCGGGAACGGCGCCCGGAAGGTGCTGGACGTCATCGCCGGCCTCAAACCCCAGCTGAACCTGGCACTGGGGGACCTGAGCTACAAGGCCGGTAAGGAGCAGGAATTCTGTGACATGGTCACGGGGAAACTGGGCACAGAACTGCCTTACCAGCTCCTCACCGGCAACCACGAGAGCGACGGCCGGGACGGACAAATTGAAAAGTTCGCCCGTTGCCTGCCCAACAAGCTGCCCGGCCTCGAAGGCGACTACGGCAAACAGTGGCGCGTGGACGTCCCCGAGGAGAACCCCGTAGTGCGCTTCATCATGGTCTCCCCGGGCATCAAGTTCCCGGACGGGCCGCTGGATTACTCTCCGGGCAGCGATCGATGGCGCTGGACCGAGTCCGCCATCGACGAGGCAAAAGCGCTGAGGATTCCGTGGACCGTCGTGGGTATGCATGTGCCGTGCCTGAGTATCGGCAATTATGACTGCCTGGCCGGCCGCGAGTTCACGAACATGCTCATCGATAAAAAAGTGGATCTGGTGCTGTCCGGACATGACCACGTCTATCAACGCACATATCAGCTGGGCGTCGGGGCACAGTGCCCCCGGCTTGAACCTGCTGCCTTCTCACAGGGATGCCTGGCTGACGTCGACGACACCTTGGAGCAGGGGGCAGGGACGGTTTTCGTCACGGTCGGCGTCGGCGGCGTGGGTTTCTACAACATCCACAACGACGATCCGGAAGTCGACTACTTTGCTGCAACGGCGGGTAAAAACCAGAACCCCGCGTTCGGGACCCTGGATGTAACCGCAACACCAAGCGAACTGGCCGCGCGGTTCGTTCCGGCCGAGGGCTACAACTTCACCGATTCCTTTATGCTTCAGCGAAAGTAA
- a CDS encoding molybdopterin-binding protein, with the protein MPNIRISEAARFLGVSDDTVRRWTENGSLTPLKDDSGRLAVDGLELAGLAREQAQLPDDPARADSSARNRFVGLVTAITADTVMAQVELQCGPFRVVSLMSSEAVRDLGLELGAVATAVVKATTVIIETPKGRNV; encoded by the coding sequence ATGCCTAATATTCGCATATCCGAAGCGGCACGATTCCTCGGCGTCAGTGACGACACCGTGCGGCGCTGGACCGAGAACGGATCCCTCACGCCGCTCAAGGACGACTCCGGCCGGCTGGCGGTCGACGGGCTGGAACTCGCGGGGCTTGCCCGCGAGCAGGCCCAGCTCCCGGATGATCCGGCCAGGGCCGACAGCTCGGCACGGAACCGTTTCGTCGGCCTGGTCACGGCCATCACCGCGGACACCGTAATGGCGCAGGTCGAACTGCAATGCGGGCCCTTCCGGGTGGTGTCGCTGATGAGCAGCGAGGCAGTCCGCGACCTCGGGCTCGAGCTCGGCGCGGTGGCCACCGCCGTCGTCAAGGCCACCACCGTGATTATCGAGACGCCGAAGGGCAGAAACGTTTAA
- a CDS encoding YccF domain-containing protein, whose amino-acid sequence MKTLLNIIWLLFGGLWLALGYFAAGIICCLLVITIPWGLASFRIAAYALWPFGRTVVDRSGSTGLFVLLGNVIWLLVAGIWIAVGHVVTAAAMAVTIIGIPLAIANLKLIPVSLMPLGKQIVPSNTSFVTGYQKGPR is encoded by the coding sequence ATGAAGACACTCCTGAATATCATCTGGCTCCTGTTTGGCGGGCTGTGGCTGGCGCTCGGATATTTTGCGGCCGGCATCATTTGCTGCCTGCTCGTGATCACCATTCCGTGGGGGCTTGCCTCTTTCCGCATTGCCGCCTACGCGCTCTGGCCGTTCGGGCGCACCGTCGTCGACCGGTCGGGCAGCACTGGTTTGTTCGTTTTGCTGGGAAACGTCATTTGGTTGCTTGTGGCGGGGATTTGGATCGCGGTGGGGCACGTGGTCACCGCCGCTGCCATGGCCGTCACGATTATCGGGATTCCGCTGGCTATCGCGAACCTCAAACTCATCCCCGTCTCGTTGATGCCGCTCGGTAAACAGATCGTCCCGAGCAACACATCGTTCGTGACCGGCTATCAGAAGGGACCGCGGTAG
- the modA gene encoding molybdate ABC transporter substrate-binding protein: MKPARMARIRTIAVLFAAATLAAGLAGCAASVPDSPGRSAGNGSSALSGTVTVFAAASLKESFTRLADRFEAAHPGTAVVLSFAGSSDLVTQITQGAPADVFAAADARNMAKLADAGLLDGPARNFATNTLEIAVPPANPASISSFADLARPGVRVVICAPQVPCGAAAETAARATGTALRPVSEESSVTDVLGKVISGEADAGLVYATDVLAAGAKVTGIPFAESARAVNTYPIAAVGPGRNKQLAAAFIDLVTGDAGRKVFTDAGFGTP; encoded by the coding sequence ATGAAACCGGCCCGAATGGCCCGCATCCGCACCATCGCTGTCCTGTTCGCCGCGGCAACGCTTGCCGCCGGACTCGCCGGCTGCGCCGCCAGTGTCCCGGACTCCCCCGGCCGATCCGCGGGCAACGGAAGCAGCGCGCTCTCCGGAACCGTGACGGTGTTCGCGGCGGCGTCGCTGAAAGAATCCTTTACCCGGCTCGCGGACCGGTTCGAGGCAGCCCATCCGGGGACCGCGGTGGTGCTGAGCTTCGCGGGCTCCTCAGACCTCGTCACGCAGATCACTCAAGGCGCGCCGGCGGACGTCTTCGCCGCGGCCGACGCCCGGAACATGGCCAAACTCGCCGACGCCGGGCTGCTCGACGGTCCGGCCAGGAACTTCGCCACAAACACGCTGGAGATCGCCGTACCACCTGCCAACCCGGCGTCGATCAGTTCCTTCGCCGATCTCGCCAGGCCCGGAGTCAGGGTGGTGATCTGCGCACCCCAGGTGCCGTGCGGCGCCGCCGCCGAAACCGCGGCACGGGCCACCGGGACCGCGCTGCGGCCGGTCAGCGAGGAATCCTCCGTCACGGACGTGCTCGGCAAGGTCATCTCGGGCGAGGCCGACGCCGGACTGGTTTACGCCACGGACGTCCTGGCTGCCGGCGCGAAGGTCACAGGCATCCCCTTCGCCGAATCGGCCCGCGCCGTCAACACCTACCCGATCGCCGCCGTCGGGCCCGGCCGAAACAAGCAGCTCGCGGCCGCCTTCATCGACCTGGTGACTGGCGACGCCGGCCGGAAAGTCTTCACCGACGCCGGATTCGGCACGCCGTGA